A region of the Caldisericota bacterium genome:
TCGCTTCTGCAAGGGATATTGAACCAATAAAATCCTCACCTGGAACTGCTATATTTTGAATTACACTAATATTTTTAACAGAATCCGCCTCGACTAACCGTGTCGGTAGTCCCAGTAACAGAATTAAAACAATAACTATAGACATTGTTTTTCTCATCACCATCTCCTATGGATACAATTCCCCATAGTGCTCTGTCAAAATCAGAAAATCTTTCCCATCTATAATACCATCGCGATTAAAATCACATATTGAATTAAAATTAGTTTCATTTTTGTTCAAGCCAAAACTTTCTCTGAATATTTCTACATCAAGACCATCAACCTTTTTATCATTATTTACATCCCACATTCGAGAATAATCAGATACTCTATACTTTAAAGGTCTTAAAATAAAATATTTCTGCGGTGAAGAAGATACATATCCGGGATAAACAAAATCAACACCGTTTTCAATCGCTTTAATATGTATCCTTGCTGCAACCCCGGTTTCTCCAATTTCACCAGAAAGCGTAATATAGACAGTACCTGACTGTACAGAATTAACAAAAGTTACGCTATCATTCAGGGCTACTTCTCCTTGCTCTATTTCTAAAATCTTAAGTAAAAATTGATCATACTTGTAGGAGATAAATAATGTTGTTAAAGATTGGTCTGCTTTGAAAAAAAGATCCACCCAAAAATCTTCTCCCTTCTTGAGTAAAGGAGTTTGACCTTCTTCCAGGTTAATATTAAGATAGTTTGTCCGTCCGTTTAAAACGTTAAAGCTGCCACTCTTTTCGTCCCTTGATATCACAGGCTGTATATCTATTATGCTTTCATCATTATTTGCTTCAAGGTATGAAATTTTATAATAATATTTTCCATCCTTTAAAAAATAATTGGCAAAAATATCTCTGCCATTCAAATTAACACTGTAATCACCAATGTAAACTGAAGATTCATCAAATATCGTATCGATAAACCTCCCATTTGTATCGTATATATCCACCCTTATCTCGCCTGCATTATTTTCTCTATATGGTTCTTGAGAAGTATCGTCTTCAATACCCAACCCAACAGTAAAATTTATTTCAATATTATTACTAGCAGTCAAGGTATCTCCACTTTGAAAAATATTCTCAATGTAGTGCCTTTCTCCTAAAGAAGGGAGATACACAAATGGAATGTGGAGAGTTGTGCTCTCTCCCTCCAAATATATAAACCCGTACACTTCTCCTTGTATACTCTCATCTGCCTTAAAATCTACTGTAAAACTCTTCTCGGAAAATGGTGCAACATAAATATTTTCCGGATAAGTAAGATTCACTGTTTCACTTGAATAAATAGAATATGAAATAGAAAAAAACAAACTAATGTTTGACAAATTTCTGACAGTAAATTTGCCTGTTTTTCCTCTTCCATCATTACCAAAAATAAATGAAGCAGGTCTAACAAGAGCAGTTGAGTTAACGGCATTTTGTACATCTACTCTCCCGGAACCTTGCATTAATGGCGAATATGGTGCACTCGATACAGGATTCTCCAATATGTAAGCCGTATTCATCAAGATAGATTTAATCTCAGTTGGTTTAAGCGATTTCTGTGCTTGTTTTATCAATGCTACGCTCCCTGAAACAAAAGGAGCTGCCATAGATGTTCCGCTAGCAAGCGATTTATTATTATTTAAAACTGTCGACGTTATATCAACACCCGGAGCAACCAAATCCGGTTTCATATAAAAATCTATTGTAGGACCATTAGCCGAAAAAGAAGCTATCTTGCCTAACCCATATTTATTGTCTAATTTTATCACAGTAGAACCCGCTATTCGTTGTTTAATATACAATCCATCCGTATATGAAATAAATAAAAACGGTATGAAGTCAGTTTCTTTAGAACCAGATTGAGACTGCAACTCGACATCAGGTAAGCCACTTACGTTATTAAAAACAATTATTCCTTTGGCTCCCATATTTTTTGCATTAATATCCTTATCTCCAAAATAGATAATTCCCCTTGATACAAGTGCAATTTTTCCTGTAAGGTTTTCCCCCGAAAAATCGCTTTCCAGGCCATATCCACAATAAACTACTTCATAGTTTCCATCAGTAAAAAAGGGAGAGCCTTCCGGGTATGTGCCCACAATATCCTTGCCCCAAAAACCAATGACACCATGCATTGCATCATTACTTGCTCCTACACCAATGACACTCCCGTTAGATGCCGGTGCACTCATAGGAAATGGAACCAAATCTGACCTGCTACCATAATTTCCTGCGGCAGCCACGACTACTATCCCATCTGCCGTAGCATTCTCCACTGCAATTGATTCCGGATCTCCTCCCTTTCCTGAACCACCTACTGTGCCAATAGAAATATTTATAACATCACATTTGTCTTTAGCGGCTTGTTCTATCCCCTTAATTATCGTTGAAATTGAAGTCGTTTCTATCTTTCCAGTAAACACTTTATAGGCACGAATTTTTACATCAGGCGCAACACCATAATTAGATCCACCGATAATTCCCGCTACATGAGTACCATGCCCGTCATTGTCCATAGGGTCGCTATCCATATCTGAAAAATCATACCCGCCTATTACCTTTGCATTGGGAAATCCTCCCCCGCCTAATTCTGTGTTTCCATAATCCACACCTGTATCGACAACGCCCACTACAATACTTTTTCCTGTAATATATTCCCCGCTGCTATCAGTCATCCTGTTAACAACATCTGATTTTATCACCCTGGTAGCATAGGTTCTTTCAAGATATGCTTTTTTATCTTCAAAAACTCTTTTAACATTTCGATTCTCTGCAATATCCATCATATGCTTCCTGTCTACCGTACATGAGAAACCATTAAAAAGATATGTATAATTAAACCGGACTTTTATGTTAAATCTTTTCATATATTTTATCAAATCGTTTTGTTTCTGTTCTAACTCCGCTGCATGTCTTTCTGCACTATCATTAATAAAAATAGTAAGAAGTCTGAACTTTAAGGTTTTCTTATAGACAACCACTGGCGCATCTGTTAATTCTACAATAATTGACACATTTTCTTCCGATGAATGCATTAAGGATGGCGAAATTTTTCCCTCGGTACTGTCGGCCATTTTTACAGTGAAAAGAGATAGAACAATTGTCAAAACCAGCGCTGCAATAATAAATTTTTTCATTCAAGCTCCTCCCTCATAAAATTATACATTTATTGACAGAAAATCAAAATGCACGTATATTTATTCACGGTGAGAATGACAATAAACTTAATTGTATTTGATTTTGACGGAACACTTTTTGACACAAGCGAAGACATAACAAAAGCAATAAACTTTGCTTTGAATAAAGCGGGCCTACCTCCTGCAAGCAGAACAAAAGTTTGGAGTTCTACTGGAGATGGAACATCCCTGCTTGTAAAAAGAATTCTAGGCAAAAATAATAAACACCTACATAATATCGTGCTTAACAACTTTATAGAATACCATTCTCCACACTATGCAGATTACACAAAACCCATGGAGGGAGTGTCAGATGTTCTTGAAAAATTTAAAACAAAAAAAATGGTCATTCTATCAAATAAATATAAAGAATTCATTGATAAAATACTAAAAAAATTTGAAATGGATAAATATTTCTCTGCAGTTTATGGAAAAGAAAGTTTTAGTAAAAGCAAACCCCACCCATATCCATTGTTATATACAATAAAAAAGATGAAAGTTACAACTCAAAAAACAATATTTGTCGGCAACAGCCTGAATGATGTACTTATCTCCAAAAATGCCAATGTGAAATGTTTTATCATTCCATCCAATGTAACCCCGATAGAAAAAATCGAGGAACTAAAACCTTACAAAATACTTAAAAATATTAAAGAACTTGTAAATTTCATTAAATAACGTAAAATATTAAAAAAGGAGGAATCTGTCATGGCATATCTACTGGTAATAGTATTAAATAAAACAGAAAAGATAGAGAGTGTTCTTGAGCGATTTATCGAAGTAGATATACGAGGAGCAACAATTATTGATTCAGTCGGCATGGGAAGAACCCTTGAATCTGAAATTCCCATATTTGGCACACTCCAGGAGATTTTGTCTGGTGGAAAAGGAAAACGGCCCGAAAATAAAACCATTTTTACTGTAATTAAAGAGGAAAGAACGTTAAGAGATGCAGAACGTGTTGTAAAAGAAGAATTATCCAATTTTACAGAGCCTGGCACGGGAATTATGTTTGTCCTGCCAATAATGGACTTTAAGGGATTATCTCCCTCGCTAAAAGAAGAAGAAAAAAGTTTAAAAGAGCATCGAAAAATCGAAAAAATTGTTTAAAAGACAGTTCTTTTAATAATATATCTCCTTAAATAGAGGTACCCCAGCAGCACAGATGAACCTATAATTACATGGATATTTTCAAGGTAAAACAATTCAAGGGGAATGAGAAATAAAAATGCAATAAATTGTGCAATTCCTCTCTTCTCCTTTTTTTTCATTAAAACTATTAAAATCATTAAAACAAGCCATATTATCAATACCCAACGCATTTCTCTCCAGCAAATAACACTCAGCACGCCTATTATTGGCGCAATACCCATACCACCTCTAAATTTATAATATATAGGGAAAGAGTGTCCCAGAACTACAGCAATACCCGCAAGAATGGCTGTGTCCTGTGAATGCGGCATCTTAAAAATAAACGGGAGAAGTGTTAAAATAAAACCTTTTCCCACATCAATAATACCAACAGCTATACCCCAATTTTGTCCCAAAACTTTAAATACATTAAATGTCCCGGGGTTCTTATCACCCAATTCTCTTACATCACGTCTTTTCACAATACGAACAAATACAGTAGCAGGAGAAAAAGAGCCAATAAGATAAGAAATAAAAACATAAGAAACTTCTAATACAGAAACCACATCACCACCCCACTAAGAATAGGGATCGAAAGATTATCATTTATTTTAAGAGAAACAAGCTCAATAAATGTGCCAGTCAAAGCACCTAAAAGTCCCACTAAAAATGGTAGTTGTAATTTCCATTGTGCCCATATTACAACAAACAACATTGCAATAAAGCAAGCAATAGACCCCTCGAGAGTTTTATCATGAAAGATCTTAATGTGACCGATGCTTTTCCCGACAACCGTTGCTACCATATCCCCAAAAACATTAAACAATATCGCGGGAATACCAATATGTTTCGGGAAAAAAATTACAACAATCGTACACCCCATCAATGTGTACGTAGTCCCGGACAAATCTCTCAACTCTTCTTTCTTTGCAATAAATCGCATAAAACGCGCAAATGGCTTGAAAATACGCCGCACCACTTCATTTGCGTTAGGCGAAACAAGGCGAATAATGTCCAGAGAAAGAACAAAAACAAAAGCTAAAAAAACAGATAATATGACATACTTTGTGGGCCAATAGTAATAAATGACAACAACTACTATGAGTACAAGACGATAAATTTTTCTAAAAAGAAGTTTTTTCATGGTCCCATCCCTTTATGGTGGAGGTGGCGGGAGTTGAACCCGCGTCCGAATAAACACATCATGCCGCCAGGCTACAGGCTTAGTTACTTTTTGTTTTCATCTTTCTTGGCTCAAGTAACAGAGCTCGAAAGCATAGTCTAAATTGATACGCTGTAAACATTGGCTTAGACAAACCTTTGTTACAGGACCTGTATTCCTACGTTTTAAGCGCCCTACAGGTGAAAACTACCTAAAACGTTAGCCGCTATTAAGCAGCTAATGCGTAATTGTAATCAGCGTTTATCTTTTAGGTGGATGTTTTAAGAGGCCAACCACCGTCCTCTGCCTGCGCCGACATGTCTTGTTTATCCGTCGAACCCCAGCACCCCCTTCTTTAATACTATATTATACAAATTTACTCAGTTTTTTCAAGGTAAGTAGCAAACAGAATAGTTTTAATAAAAGCCTATAGTGCATTAGTTTATTTCTCATAAGGTAATTCGGATGCTCGAAAATGATCGCAATTGATTATTATATAAATTGCTTTAATTAAATAAATCTATTACTGCTGCATTACCGCAAAAAGTTATTCTCCTCCGCATATTTTGCAGCGAGGATCCCTTTCTATGTTTAAAATTGAAAAATTATTGTCCAAAGCATCGTAGATGAGTAATTTATTGAAATATTTACTACCGATGTCTACAAAGAATTTTATGACCTCTGTTGAAACAATACTGCCTATAGTGCCGGCAAGCGAACCTAATATGCCCATTAAACGGTTATTATCTGTCATAGAATGAACGATTTCAGGGCTTTTTTCCGGGAAAACACAATTATAACATGCAGTTTTACCTGGCAATATGCTCATAACCTGACCTGTAAACCGACCAACTGCTCCTACAAATAAAGGTTTACCCGTCTTAATGGCTGTACGGTTTATAAGATAGCGCGTTTCAAAATTGTCCGTTGCGTCCACAACTACATCGTATTTCAGAAAAATCTCAGAGGCATTTAAGTTCGAAAGCCTCTCCTTATAGACATCAATCTTTACATTTGGATTTAGCTTATTTAATCTCTCCTGTGCTAAAAATACTTTCTTCTTTCCAACATCATTAATTGTATAAAGAACCTGCCGCCCTAAATTTAAAACAGACACCACATCAGCATCAACAAGCCCTATTTTTCCTAAACCTGATGCAACAAGATAGATCGATACAGGATTCCCCAGTCCTCCAGCGCCAATAATTAACACTGAAGAATGTTTAAGCTTTTTTTGTCCTTTTTCCCCTATTTTATCAATTAAAATCTGTCTACTGTATCTTTCTTTTTCTTCGCTAGATAATTGCATATATGCCTCCCTGATTATTTTAACAAATAAGCCAGTTTAAGCAATTTGAGTGACGGGGGGATTTAAGATAATTTGAAAGAAGCTGGTTTTTTTAAAAATTCAAAAATAAAAACACACAATCCTAAAAATATAATAATATCGCCAATGCTATAGACCCCAACAAAAGGATTTAGTAATTGTGCAGTAATGTTATCTCCAAGAAAATTCAGATGTGTTTTTTCTGTCATTATCGTTGCATTATAAAAAGTTCCATATTGCCGCAGAAGTGCTATTTTTGCATATGCTCCTACAAGTTCTAATTTTGATAAATTCTGGGGCATAAAACCCCCATTTACAAGTATCACCAAAAGATTTAATGAAAATCCCACCGAAGTAATCAGTATTCCCTTATAATGCAAATTTAAAAGCAAAAAAGTAAGTAATATAAATAATGAAACAATATAAAAGATAGGTGTTGTGGAACTAAAAATAGAATTACTAAATTTCCCGTTAAATATAAGAAGTTGCATTAAAAACCCAATGAAAATTAAATAAACTGCTTTGACTTCTTTATTTTTTATACCGCTAACTCCCTTGTTGATTACAAGGGCTATGACAAATACGGAGGCAAGTATAATTATCTCAATCATTTACAACCGGGAAAAAATCTTCCCTTTTGCCCTGCTCTTTCTCTTCTTCTGTTACCTTTTCTCTTACCATCTGGCAGAAAATTTCAGCAACAACAGGATCAAATTGTTCACCCTCTGATTTTCGAATTTTATTCAATGCCTCTTTAACTGTTATTAATTTTTTATAAGGCCGCGGACTTATCATTGCATCAAAAGCATCTGCTACACTAATAATACGTGCTCCCAGAGGAATTGATTCGCCTTGCAATCCATCAGGGTAGCCTTTGCCATTAAAATATTCATGGTGATGTTTTATGATTTTTGCGCCATCTTCAAAATGAGAAAAATGATTCAAAATCTCATCGCCTTTTAAGGGATGCTGCTTTATTTTACTAAATTCTTCATTTGTTAAAGAACCAGGCTTCAAAAGGATAGAGTCCGGTACAACAAGTTTACCAATATCATGCAATTGAGCGGCAATAGTAATAAAATAGCTCTGTTCTTCGGATAGATTTAATCTTTCACACACCTCTTTTGTCCAGTTTGCAACCCGGATAGAATGTTTCATTGTATCAGGAATTCTATCATCCACAGC
Encoded here:
- a CDS encoding S8 family serine peptidase: MKKFIIAALVLTIVLSLFTVKMADSTEGKISPSLMHSSEENVSIIVELTDAPVVVYKKTLKFRLLTIFINDSAERHAAELEQKQNDLIKYMKRFNIKVRFNYTYLFNGFSCTVDRKHMMDIAENRNVKRVFEDKKAYLERTYATRVIKSDVVNRMTDSSGEYITGKSIVVGVVDTGVDYGNTELGGGGFPNAKVIGGYDFSDMDSDPMDNDGHGTHVAGIIGGSNYGVAPDVKIRAYKVFTGKIETTSISTIIKGIEQAAKDKCDVINISIGTVGGSGKGGDPESIAVENATADGIVVVAAAGNYGSRSDLVPFPMSAPASNGSVIGVGASNDAMHGVIGFWGKDIVGTYPEGSPFFTDGNYEVVYCGYGLESDFSGENLTGKIALVSRGIIYFGDKDINAKNMGAKGIIVFNNVSGLPDVELQSQSGSKETDFIPFLFISYTDGLYIKQRIAGSTVIKLDNKYGLGKIASFSANGPTIDFYMKPDLVAPGVDITSTVLNNNKSLASGTSMAAPFVSGSVALIKQAQKSLKPTEIKSILMNTAYILENPVSSAPYSPLMQGSGRVDVQNAVNSTALVRPASFIFGNDGRGKTGKFTVRNLSNISLFFSISYSIYSSETVNLTYPENIYVAPFSEKSFTVDFKADESIQGEVYGFIYLEGESTTLHIPFVYLPSLGERHYIENIFQSGDTLTASNNIEINFTVGLGIEDDTSQEPYRENNAGEIRVDIYDTNGRFIDTIFDESSVYIGDYSVNLNGRDIFANYFLKDGKYYYKISYLEANNDESIIDIQPVISRDEKSGSFNVLNGRTNYLNINLEEGQTPLLKKGEDFWVDLFFKADQSLTTLFISYKYDQFLLKILEIEQGEVALNDSVTFVNSVQSGTVYITLSGEIGETGVAARIHIKAIENGVDFVYPGYVSSSPQKYFILRPLKYRVSDYSRMWDVNNDKKVDGLDVEIFRESFGLNKNETNFNSICDFNRDGIIDGKDFLILTEHYGELYP
- a CDS encoding HAD family hydrolase gives rise to the protein MHVYLFTVRMTINLIVFDFDGTLFDTSEDITKAINFALNKAGLPPASRTKVWSSTGDGTSLLVKRILGKNNKHLHNIVLNNFIEYHSPHYADYTKPMEGVSDVLEKFKTKKMVILSNKYKEFIDKILKKFEMDKYFSAVYGKESFSKSKPHPYPLLYTIKKMKVTTQKTIFVGNSLNDVLISKNANVKCFIIPSNVTPIEKIEELKPYKILKNIKELVNFIK
- a CDS encoding glycerol-3-phosphate acyltransferase; its protein translation is MVSVLEVSYVFISYLIGSFSPATVFVRIVKRRDVRELGDKNPGTFNVFKVLGQNWGIAVGIIDVGKGFILTLLPFIFKMPHSQDTAILAGIAVVLGHSFPIYYKFRGGMGIAPIIGVLSVICWREMRWVLIIWLVLMILIVLMKKKEKRGIAQFIAFLFLIPLELFYLENIHVIIGSSVLLGYLYLRRYIIKRTVF
- a CDS encoding HesA/MoeB/ThiF family protein yields the protein MQLSSEEKERYSRQILIDKIGEKGQKKLKHSSVLIIGAGGLGNPVSIYLVASGLGKIGLVDADVVSVLNLGRQVLYTINDVGKKKVFLAQERLNKLNPNVKIDVYKERLSNLNASEIFLKYDVVVDATDNFETRYLINRTAIKTGKPLFVGAVGRFTGQVMSILPGKTACYNCVFPEKSPEIVHSMTDNNRLMGILGSLAGTIGSIVSTEVIKFFVDIGSKYFNKLLIYDALDNNFSILNIERDPRCKICGGE
- a CDS encoding DUF5317 family protein, which translates into the protein MIEIIILASVFVIALVINKGVSGIKNKEVKAVYLIFIGFLMQLLIFNGKFSNSIFSSTTPIFYIVSLFILLTFLLLNLHYKGILITSVGFSLNLLVILVNGGFMPQNLSKLELVGAYAKIALLRQYGTFYNATIMTEKTHLNFLGDNITAQLLNPFVGVYSIGDIIIFLGLCVFIFEFLKKPASFKLS